The Pseudorasbora parva isolate DD20220531a chromosome 21, ASM2467924v1, whole genome shotgun sequence sequence CTTGCACACATAAGCTCATCACATGCGTCAAAATACTCCGCCGTCGAGTCAGCCACCGAGGGCGCACGGATAGACGAGCTACGGCCTGAGCCAGACTGAGTGAAACAGAGACAGACATGTAGGTAGTTAGAAACTGAGCCTGATTGCATCATactgctaaaaaataaaaaaatatattttcttcttttttttttttacgagaGGACAAAAGAGCCTGTTTAGCATATGAAGTAGGAGAAACCCATCGACCtgtaaacaacaaaaagaaGCAAAGTGTGGaggagggagagaaagagacaaAAGTGGGAACAGGATGAGTAGGTTCTGGGTAGAAAGTGACACACCTTTCTTTGTAGCACGGTACGGAAGGACTCTTCTGAGGAGTTGGAAGACACTGAGAGTTTGTGGATTTTGGTATGGCGGGAGTTAACATCTAACTAAagatgcacacaaacacacatctaTGCAGTACAACAAAACATAATGCactgaaaaacaaacacactATTAAACCAGTGGATATCAACTGTTTTGACTCCAAAGCTCACCATTGTACACAGTATTCAGAGGCCGCATGACTTCTCCAATTGTGTGTGATTGACTAGATTAGGATTTAGACtaatcatttaattattttgttttttacaaaaatataaaattgagCATAACTATAATAACTAGACATAACAAGAAAATGTGTattcataaaatatataaaaattatgcTGGAATTAGAAGATTGTATCAATTTATAATCGTAATAATTTGTTTTTGAAGTCTATAAAATGACACTTAAAATAAGGGTACTTcttatattcatttttttcctAAACAGTGAAAGTCAGTGTTGCCAAGTTCGTGGTTTTCCAGCGGAATTTGGCTACTTTAACACTGTTGGCGTGGGCTGTTTTtcatgtccgtgggttgaagtGACCCTAATAATGTGATATTTAGCCCcaggaatgtgaattttagcagagGAGCTCTGCcaaaaaaatacagattttaccCCAGAGCGtggtttttacagtatatttttAAGTCATCTTAAGGTCAGCTTAGAAGTTTGCTAAGGTCACCAGTTGAGATCCACTGCATTAAAGCATTTACTACCATTAAAAGGGGTTTTAGCAGGGGTAACCAAACCTGCTCCTGGAGGGTCACTGTCCTGCAGAATTCAGCTCCAACTTGACTCAACCCACCTGTCTGCAAGTTTCTAGTGTGCCtagtaagaccttgattagctggttcatgCGTCTTTAATTGGGATTGAAGCTGAACTCTGTAGGACAGTAACCCTCCAGGAGCAAAATTAAACATCTGGTATACAGCGTATAGCACATtttataacaaaatattcttgCAGGAAATTCAGAGAAAGAGCTGCACTGTGGGCCTTTCACAAAGTAACATAAGTCCTTGTTACCTCAGCCAGGCTACAGAGGTTGTTGATCTGGGCAGAGGTAGTCTGGTGAAGCTCCCTGCTGGACCAGGCGTCCTGCAGCCGTTGGCGCTCCTGAGAGAGAGCCTCGTGTGCAGTGCGCAAAGAGGCATGAACTTAGAGAGGAAAAGGACATACAAAAATTTAGAAAGATATTCAGTGTAGCGTAGCAAACAGGCATAAACtagatttaaatgtaaaaacatattcaTAATTGGATTACTCTCATACCTCTCTGGGACATGGAGCAGATGTCTTGGTGGAGTTTCTTGCCTTCTGATGAGGTGGAGGCTGGTGGGGTTGTCTGGGTGCTGACATAATCAGGGATGGAGGGGACGGAGGTTCCCAGGTGGGAAGAAGCGTTCAATTGGCTTGATGATAACTGCATTAAAAAGGGGGGAAGAAAAGGAGGAGGAGATGTTGGAAACAAAAGGATATAAAACACTAATGCACTAAATCTGTATAGCATGTAATATTCAGAAACTAGTTCATTTGCAAAGACTAAACCACCATTTACActaacattcaaaagtttagggtcagtaagattgttattttaatacttttatgcagcaagaatgcattaaaatgattttcaaaaaaatgacagtaaaataaaagatttccatttttaaaaaatgatgttatatatttatcaaagaaCGGTGAAGATGAAGAAGAGTTTCTCAACCAGTAAAacaacatattagaatgatttctgaaggatgtgacactgaagataaaaatttagctttgccatcacatttttaatcaaataaatgcagtcttggtgagaaTTAGATGCTTACCCGCCCCAAATATTTTGAACGGTAATGTGCGATATGCAAAATGCAGTAAGACCACATGGTGTAATGCTTTTTCTACCTGGTATAATGTGTCGAAAGTTACAAGGAATTTACAAGAAATGTGTCTTGTGCCAACTTACCGATTTAGTAATCCCACGAAATGGCTTAATGTAAAAAAGGAGTTGACTAAATTACTGGGGGTTTCGAAGCTCTAATGCTTACTACACATTACAACACAAATGCCTTGCTAttgtattcaaaataaaatacacagaGATCTTTGGGATCACACTGCACATGAAtatgaaataaattacattatagtTTCCAAACCTTTCCATTAACATGAAATAATTCCAATGGCAGGGCAATCCCTGTGGGCAAAGATTGTAATTGCGTCCAAGGCTTTATCTAAGATATCCTAATATCAAGAAAATGTAAAAGGTAAACTGAGCAGCCTCACCATTCCAAGAGCCTCAACTCGAGACAGTGTGCGAGAATGACCCCAAATCTTGCCAGACTTCTTCTTGGGCTTGTCAAGAAGAAGATTCTGTGGGTCAAACACATGTGGGAATGTTTACTCACAAGTCAGTTCGGTAAAGGACAGTCTTCAGCCGGCTGATTTTACGAACCTGCATGCTGATAATCCTTTGGAGGTCTCCGTTATTGACCGTTTGGCCTGACTCTAGAGAGTGCAACTTTTGGACCAGCCGCTGCAGCTCATTCAGCTCAATTTGACAACGTGTGAGCTCTGGAAAACACCACAAATCTGCTGATCATCTGTGCTTATGAATCCCTTCATTACCATTTCACTAGTATTTCAAAATACCACAGTACCTTGTGCACAGACATCAGGTTCTTGGGACTGTAGCCAAGCTGACACTTTCCCATTAATGGCAGGATTGACACATGGAAGATTTTCACCCACATAAGACACCGACGTGCCCTGGCATTGTTCATAAGATATTAATTTGACTTTTATCAGACAAATAGTCAGTTAACTCACTGAAGCATCTATTAGTGTGCATTTACAGGTAAAACCACCATCTGGGACATTAGGTCTAATCGCTAATTCTACTTGCTCTTAAGTTGTGAGGACacattctactaatccccggtGATTTCTAGAGCTAGGTGAAGTCTTCGTAGCAGACATTTTACTCACCATTCCCTGCGTGGCATTGTTTTTGTGAGATAAATGACTGCCATGGGACAGGGCCTGGAGGAAGCCATTGTGAATGTGCGCAGCCTCGTTCTTCTTATACATCCTGTGGGCACTCAGCTTGGTGACCCATATGTAATATAACTCTTGAGTCTTGACCTAGTTAGAAAAGTAAATTTTCTTGAGTTGACATTTTTGAGAGTGAATTtatttggtttatttatttgacaaaatACTCAGCATAATGTTTGTTGAAGGTTGTTTCTGTAACCAATTATGGATTTCCAACTCAGATGCTGAGACTTTATTTATGGACTTTTTTGTCAGCTGAGGCTCTTTGACCTAAAATTGTTACATGAAGTACCCCCTGGGAATTTAAGTTACTATTTCAATAATTTAACAACACATTTGCATGATTCTCTGAAGTCAGATAATAGTCACATGACATGCAGATAAGCAAATCAAATGTTTAGTGTTTTTtaattgtgtattttatttaattaattattagctTTTATCAAATCATGAACTCCCTCACAACCCCCAGGTGTTCACAAATCCAAGTTTGGGAAAAACTATATAAGTAGCTGAATGATGGATGAACTAAAGATCATATCTTTAATTTCATGCAATTAATGCCAGCAATACAGTGACTTACCTTCATGTGATACAGATTGTCTCCAGCATCCAAATCTATACGTCTTGCTTTTTTGTTTACTGACATAACTGCGAGACTGACATCCAATGAACCGTGCATTTTCCCTTTGGAGAACTGTTGAAAAAGTAAATCCCTGAATGTTTAAAGAGTCTGGATCCAAGATCTATGGTTGTTTTTGGGGGGGATACCATACTTACATCATGTTGGTTTTTTGTATATCGTAGAATCCCTTTATCCAATACAAAGTATCTCTGTAAGAAAGTATAACTTTCAAGTCATTCAAACATTCTTACTAACAACTACCtaagaaaaaaatgttgtaaCATTTTTCTCATACCTTATGCCAGCCTTTAAGAGGCCACTTTCTCCTCTTCATCAAGTAGCCTTCGCAGATTCCTGGAGCATTGGCATCCTGCATGTTTTCTCCAGTGAAGGTTATATCTACTGGAAAGTCATCCATTACTTCCCAGTCTTTAATGTTCTATTAGAAACACAGTGAAAAAGACAATCAGTTACATACAACGGGGCGTTTCCCATTTAAAACATGCCACATTTAATCCATATGAACAAAACGTAACTATTGAGCTTGTTATGACTTAAACTTGTTGGTTTGGTTTTCACACTATTTGATTGGACACTTGTAAGGTGTTGAGCAACTGGTTTCAAAACAGACAAGGGCAGAACTCCCAGATTTAGCTTTTCACATATGTGCTTGCAAGGAAAATATTTAGGTGTGTTCAAAAATCAGTTGAACAACCGGAGTTTGAGTGTTTATATATCAAGGAGATGGTACAAACCAGCCGTGAGTGGCGTGAGGATGCTGTGCTGCTGCTCCTGGAATGAGTGGGCTTATGCCAGCCACTAGAGACCTTCTCCGCAACGCTCGCCTGTAAATGTCCGTGGTCCACTGAAGAACCGTGGGAGTCCATTTCAAAAATTTCCTCTTGTGCACGTATTAGTCGAGCTTGGTGTGAATATATGCTCTGCTAGAGGCTCCTTCTCATTGTACACTAGAGCACAATATGTCTGCAAAGCAAAGATTTTTCATTATTAGCatgtatttttcatttattgtttAGTCAGACAAGCACATGGTAAGACTTTAGGGAATGTTAATTGTAAACTGCAAAAGAGttagggagaaaaaaaaaattgccataTTGTCAATAACTGGGGTATAAACAGctttaataaatgaataatattcTATTTTACAaatactaaaaaatattttgatttcattACAGTAAAAATATAAGAGACAATTTAATTTGGGAAACAACATGTCTATGATATTGTGTTTAACATTTTTTCCACACAGTATATGAAAGTACATAATTGCCTTTATATTTTAGGTCTAGTTTTGTTCAAATGAATGCCAATAAATTGCCATGGTAGAAACAGTCATGGCAAAGGAAACCAGCCCCGTGACAGTAAATAAAAACAGGAGCAATAACACTGTCCAGAGGAAGCTCATCTAATTATGCCATCTAACAGTAGACATCTGCCTTAGCCAACTTCTTAACTTCTACCCTTTACTAGATCACACTAGTTCATTGTctcataaatactttttaaatgacttAGCTTGAAATGCATCAGCACCCAGTAATGCTAAAACATACACtcataattacataatataattgtattacAGTGTGGTCGAATTaaaaagaaacctttattaTATGTGTATTACACACTGCTATATTATAGAAAAATCCTTTTCCAAATATAAGCTGAATGGAATGCCATCATATGGGTGTAACAGAAACCAAACCTGTTTACTAGAATCACATATTATCTTGACAACTATGACAAGTTCATACCTGCCCATTAAACTA is a genomic window containing:
- the osbpl7 gene encoding oxysterol-binding protein-related protein 7, producing the protein MDSHGSSVDHGHLQASVAEKVSSGWHKPTHSRSSSTASSRHSRLNIKDWEVMDDFPVDITFTGENMQDANAPGICEGYLMKRRKWPLKGWHKRYFVLDKGILRYTKNQHDFSKGKMHGSLDVSLAVMSVNKKARRIDLDAGDNLYHMKVKTQELYYIWVTKLSAHRMYKKNEAAHIHNGFLQALSHGSHLSHKNNATQGMGTSVSYVGENLPCVNPAINGKVSAWLQSQEPDVCAQELTRCQIELNELQRLVQKLHSLESGQTVNNGDLQRIISMQNLLLDKPKKKSGKIWGHSRTLSRVEALGMLSSSQLNASSHLGTSVPSIPDYVSTQTTPPASTSSEGKKLHQDICSMSQRVHASLRTAHEALSQERQRLQDAWSSRELHQTTSAQINNLCSLAELDVNSRHTKIHKLSVSSNSSEESFRTVLQRKSGSGRSSSIRAPSVADSTAEYFDACDELMCASSSEMSDESGLSDGSSNSEPDEAHAMASRKYRASLSKAPPKLNLLKNTGRRTSLPAVCPDNSHVGLMTILYNNIGKDLSRVSMPAALNEPVCLLQRLCEELEYSDLLDTANHTDDPFQRMVYIGAFAISGYATAQFRNRYKPFNPVLGETFECIREDRGFRYISEQVCHHPPISACHAESENFNFWQDQRWKNKFWGKSLEIMPTGMVNVTLKKYGDHYEWNKVVTCIHNVLSQQRYLEHYGEVVIRNLNSSVCTCKITFVKSRYWGSDGSKNEVQGQVLDETGNIVHRFGGFWHEGIFCDTLPNPQCIWKPNPQPKNYLLYYGFSSFAMEMNELTPDLKPLLPPTDTRLRPDQRLLEEGKVQETDKKKDEVEEKQRERRKILAKRGEEHIPRFFRKSLDDAGREVWLYNGTYWKIRENPGFSNVKNLDLW